In Aureibacillus halotolerans, a single genomic region encodes these proteins:
- a CDS encoding LamG-like jellyroll fold domain-containing protein codes for MSAIKHAARPQSALALDGVDDYCIIPHHSKFDSIKAIEFMVFVRSYNDSGSALRINAFITKRLTGSSESELFFFCRSDKRNTLIISWGGLSTRWDTGYTIPLNKWTRIVVQLADGGDRQLVVNGEVVASTTTPARALSNSDLYIGKDSASAQYYTDAIFKYVRFWGDSTPIASYNMDDCEGTTLVDDDATNPIHGFIAGATWRYYQPVKGVIVG; via the coding sequence ATGAGTGCGATTAAACACGCCGCACGACCTCAGTCAGCATTAGCGCTAGATGGCGTGGATGATTATTGTATCATTCCTCACCATTCAAAGTTTGACAGCATAAAAGCTATCGAATTTATGGTTTTTGTGCGCTCGTATAACGATAGTGGAAGCGCACTCCGCATTAATGCGTTTATTACAAAAAGACTAACTGGATCGTCAGAATCCGAATTGTTTTTCTTTTGCCGATCCGATAAAAGAAACACCTTGATTATCAGTTGGGGTGGCTTATCGACCAGGTGGGATACAGGCTACACGATACCGCTAAACAAGTGGACGCGTATAGTTGTACAGCTTGCAGATGGTGGAGATAGGCAACTTGTCGTCAATGGTGAAGTAGTAGCGAGCACTACAACTCCTGCCAGAGCGCTCAGCAATAGCGATCTGTATATAGGCAAAGATTCTGCATCAGCGCAATACTATACAGATGCGATTTTTAAATACGTGAGGTTCTGGGGAGATTCAACTCCCATCGCTAGCTACAACATGGACGATTGTGAAGGTACGACTCTTGTTGATGATGATGCAACCAACCCAATCCACGGCTTTATTGCAGGCGCTACATGGCGATACTATCAGCCTGTAAAGGGAGTGATTGTTGGATGA
- a CDS encoding phage tail tape measure protein, with the protein MREEVGNLVVKLGLDSLGFTEGMSKLNRQMKLAKSEFDAAASKFDKFGNSTEGLRQKSIGLNKQITIQRTRVKQLEQAHSESATKKGADAAATERLAIRLNKAQAELGQMEGALKRTDAQIAKQTNSWNKLSTTMQTVGGRMQRVGDTMGAAGRSLTTAVTLPLAALSAGSIKTAIDFETAFAGVKKTVDATAAEFAVFEKGIRDMAKEIPAAATEIARVGEAAGQLGVQKSALLDFTRTMVDLGVATNMTSDEAATSLARLANITKMPQQEFDRLGSTVVDLGNNVAATEREIVDMGLRIAGAGAQINLTEAEVLGFSAALASVGVEVEAGGSAISRVMVDIGSAVAMGGEGIAMFAKVAGMSSAEFSKAFKEDAAQAIVAFVEGLDRISKSGGNVFGVLEELGLSEIRVRDSLLRLANAGDLLSGTLDTATTAWAENTALTKEAETRYATTASQLKILWNRVKDVGITLGNALIPALLSTLDAMEPLLNTIENLANWFAALDPSMQSVIIVAGVLAAAMGPVLIGLGAVTASVGSIVATFGTLSASIASAGGLMAFLASNPIGWLTAALLALGGVALIVVSNWESFVTYFKAIGDMFSSLFSGMASMFQGFGLDITSGLLNGLLAGFAPITNAVISLANGIASTFTAILQIFSPSRVFKGYGKNTTEGYEDGIKEGTPSVLETVRKMAESVKSEMEKNIDQLNRIGAAIVDALRTQYEEAEKIQTKALDKQVDAEREASEQRIKIYDKEYAEKLKLIDEEAYKQVKALQDEIDGIDKKTEEEEKALREQEFQNRKSELEKRRSQAETADERKKLQEEINELVANYERRQMLEQRTIRKEGLRQEIEDIRTAADEKREALKTELENKQEIEKSKLDVVVTSLEDEKKAISEHFKALTEEEALQAEARKMFIGKNQDDIVKLLETYNPKWQDAGQSFAESLTEGIKSQKRTVAEAVGETLNLAPVVKEQITALDALEKRIESLTNVERGSKGKGGSGGGAGDDAAGGGVINSLPDIGGIGAASTVALEKINALSEGTASFGEQVALTTPVVRDFGDGVSDATEQAVNGFMALSDQATFQLERLMLEGKPVAEESAAAITGVFDQMATETLNILNTNHQEQLLQMKNFFDESEALTKEEEEEALQKLNEHYVAWKKEIQEAQNKVQEILETAAREKRELTETERKQIDEIQKQMIEDAVTNFSQSAKEQTAILEQLKDDATRLTQEQVQEIIKQSATQRDESTKAAEEQYAAVVKEIKRQRDEVGSITEEQAEALIADAKRQKDEAITSAEGMHKGVVDEARDQYAEHLEIVNTQTGEMFNVFEFFAIDMVKKSNELGTDLNEAWDIVWGTLTDVFSERIDGIKNIFTESWNGPNGIIAFLKSINLVNIGGDIVDGLVNGIEKKEAKVASSMRTIGRTVDKELRRSLEVKSPSRKTFQIGEHTGDGFVLGMQSKIASVARMSRDFAKAALPDVPNSPGGRLAAGGGGVNVTQNVTINSPTPLNASENARLLKQQSQKLALEWG; encoded by the coding sequence ATGCGTGAAGAAGTTGGTAATTTAGTCGTCAAATTAGGCTTAGACAGTCTTGGCTTTACAGAGGGCATGTCCAAGCTAAACAGGCAGATGAAGCTTGCAAAGTCCGAGTTTGATGCGGCTGCGAGCAAATTTGATAAGTTTGGTAACTCAACTGAAGGTCTGCGACAAAAATCAATCGGCTTGAACAAACAGATCACCATCCAGCGCACACGAGTAAAACAGCTAGAGCAAGCACACTCAGAGTCAGCCACCAAAAAAGGTGCGGATGCGGCCGCAACGGAGCGCCTGGCCATCCGACTAAACAAAGCACAAGCCGAGCTAGGGCAAATGGAGGGTGCGCTAAAACGTACCGATGCCCAGATTGCCAAACAAACCAACTCATGGAACAAACTATCCACCACCATGCAAACAGTTGGAGGCAGAATGCAACGAGTCGGCGACACGATGGGCGCAGCTGGTCGATCACTGACCACAGCCGTGACGTTACCTCTTGCGGCGTTGTCAGCAGGTAGCATCAAAACAGCAATTGACTTTGAAACAGCTTTCGCTGGCGTGAAAAAAACCGTCGATGCAACGGCAGCTGAGTTTGCAGTCTTTGAAAAAGGCATTCGAGATATGGCAAAAGAGATTCCTGCTGCCGCCACAGAGATTGCACGAGTCGGCGAAGCGGCAGGTCAGCTAGGCGTGCAAAAATCAGCATTGCTAGATTTTACGCGTACGATGGTTGATTTAGGCGTTGCCACTAACATGACGAGCGATGAGGCGGCAACCTCTTTAGCACGACTCGCAAACATTACAAAGATGCCTCAACAAGAGTTTGACAGGCTAGGCTCCACGGTCGTTGACTTGGGAAACAATGTTGCTGCAACTGAGCGAGAGATCGTGGACATGGGCTTACGTATCGCTGGTGCAGGGGCACAGATTAACTTGACCGAGGCAGAGGTATTAGGCTTTTCTGCCGCACTAGCATCTGTTGGCGTCGAAGTCGAGGCTGGGGGCTCTGCTATTAGTAGGGTTATGGTCGACATCGGTTCTGCCGTCGCAATGGGCGGCGAAGGGATTGCAATGTTTGCCAAGGTCGCTGGCATGTCCAGTGCAGAGTTTAGCAAAGCCTTTAAAGAGGATGCGGCTCAAGCGATTGTAGCGTTTGTTGAGGGCTTAGATCGTATCAGCAAGTCAGGCGGCAATGTGTTCGGCGTGCTTGAGGAGCTTGGTTTGTCTGAGATCCGTGTACGTGACTCCTTGCTACGCCTTGCCAACGCAGGTGACCTTTTAAGTGGCACACTAGATACGGCGACAACAGCCTGGGCAGAAAATACAGCACTGACCAAAGAAGCTGAGACTCGCTACGCAACAACAGCAAGCCAGTTAAAAATTCTTTGGAACCGTGTCAAGGATGTCGGGATCACACTAGGCAATGCGCTCATACCTGCATTACTCTCGACACTTGACGCAATGGAACCTTTGCTCAACACGATTGAGAACCTAGCTAATTGGTTTGCGGCACTTGATCCGAGCATGCAATCGGTCATCATTGTAGCTGGCGTACTAGCTGCCGCAATGGGTCCTGTGCTTATTGGTCTTGGTGCGGTTACTGCATCTGTCGGCTCAATTGTTGCTACGTTTGGCACTTTATCCGCATCCATCGCATCTGCTGGTGGGTTGATGGCGTTTCTTGCATCCAATCCGATCGGTTGGCTGACAGCTGCGTTACTCGCATTGGGTGGTGTAGCTTTAATTGTCGTATCCAATTGGGAATCGTTTGTAACGTACTTCAAAGCGATTGGCGACATGTTTAGTAGTCTTTTTAGTGGTATGGCTAGTATGTTTCAAGGGTTTGGGCTTGATATTACGAGTGGACTTTTAAACGGCTTACTGGCTGGCTTTGCGCCTATTACAAATGCGGTCATCAGCCTAGCAAATGGTATCGCTAGTACCTTTACGGCCATCCTTCAAATCTTTTCTCCTAGCCGCGTGTTTAAGGGCTATGGTAAAAATACTACAGAGGGCTATGAGGACGGTATAAAAGAGGGCACACCTAGCGTCCTAGAGACTGTTCGAAAGATGGCTGAATCAGTCAAGAGCGAAATGGAAAAGAACATTGACCAGCTCAATCGTATCGGCGCGGCTATTGTGGACGCGTTACGAACTCAATATGAAGAAGCAGAGAAGATACAGACAAAAGCACTTGATAAACAAGTTGATGCCGAGCGAGAAGCAAGCGAACAGCGCATCAAGATCTACGACAAAGAGTATGCGGAAAAGCTAAAACTCATTGACGAAGAGGCTTACAAGCAAGTTAAGGCTCTCCAAGACGAGATAGATGGAATCGACAAAAAGACGGAAGAAGAAGAGAAAGCGCTACGAGAACAGGAGTTTCAGAACAGAAAATCCGAGCTAGAGAAAAGAAGATCACAAGCCGAAACAGCGGATGAGCGCAAGAAGCTGCAGGAAGAGATTAATGAGCTAGTAGCGAACTATGAACGTCGCCAAATGCTTGAGCAACGCACGATCCGGAAAGAAGGTTTACGTCAGGAGATTGAGGACATACGTACTGCTGCTGACGAAAAGCGTGAGGCTCTCAAAACAGAGCTGGAGAATAAACAGGAGATCGAAAAGTCTAAGCTAGATGTTGTGGTGACGTCGCTAGAAGACGAGAAAAAAGCGATCTCTGAACATTTTAAAGCTCTCACAGAAGAGGAAGCGCTCCAGGCAGAAGCAAGAAAGATGTTCATTGGCAAGAACCAGGACGACATTGTGAAACTGCTCGAAACCTACAATCCAAAATGGCAAGACGCAGGACAGTCTTTTGCAGAGAGTTTGACGGAGGGCATTAAGTCACAAAAACGAACCGTTGCAGAAGCTGTTGGTGAGACGCTTAATTTGGCGCCAGTTGTTAAAGAACAGATTACCGCACTTGATGCACTTGAGAAACGTATTGAATCCTTAACCAATGTCGAAAGAGGAAGCAAAGGCAAAGGTGGCTCTGGCGGTGGCGCAGGTGACGATGCTGCAGGTGGTGGCGTGATTAATAGCCTTCCAGACATCGGCGGTATTGGTGCGGCGTCAACCGTAGCCCTCGAAAAGATCAATGCACTATCAGAGGGAACCGCATCCTTTGGTGAACAAGTTGCTTTAACGACACCTGTTGTAAGAGATTTTGGCGATGGAGTGTCAGATGCGACAGAGCAAGCAGTCAATGGATTTATGGCTCTATCCGATCAAGCGACGTTCCAACTTGAGAGACTTATGCTTGAGGGTAAACCAGTCGCAGAGGAATCAGCCGCAGCCATAACAGGCGTGTTTGATCAGATGGCGACAGAGACACTAAACATCCTTAATACCAATCATCAAGAGCAACTGTTACAGATGAAGAATTTCTTTGATGAATCGGAAGCGCTCACCAAAGAAGAGGAAGAAGAAGCGCTGCAAAAACTCAATGAGCATTACGTGGCGTGGAAAAAGGAGATCCAAGAAGCACAAAACAAAGTCCAGGAGATCCTTGAAACTGCAGCGAGAGAAAAGCGTGAACTCACGGAAACAGAGCGCAAACAGATTGACGAGATCCAAAAGCAGATGATCGAGGACGCGGTAACAAACTTTTCACAATCCGCAAAAGAGCAAACAGCCATCCTTGAGCAACTCAAAGACGATGCGACCAGGCTCACGCAAGAACAGGTCCAGGAGATCATAAAACAGTCTGCCACACAGCGCGACGAATCTACTAAAGCAGCTGAGGAGCAATATGCAGCAGTGGTCAAGGAGATCAAGCGACAACGTGATGAAGTTGGATCGATCACGGAAGAGCAAGCCGAAGCTTTGATTGCGGACGCTAAGAGACAAAAAGACGAAGCGATCACATCCGCGGAAGGTATGCACAAGGGTGTAGTCGATGAAGCGAGAGATCAATACGCTGAGCACCTGGAGATCGTGAACACTCAGACAGGCGAGATGTTTAATGTGTTTGAGTTTTTTGCTATTGACATGGTCAAGAAATCGAATGAACTTGGCACGGATCTTAACGAAGCCTGGGACATTGTTTGGGGCACACTGACAGATGTGTTTAGCGAGCGTATTGATGGCATCAAGAACATCTTTACAGAGTCGTGGAATGGTCCAAACGGCATCATCGCATTTTTGAAATCCATTAACTTGGTTAATATCGGGGGCGACATCGTTGACGGGCTGGTAAATGGTATCGAGAAAAAAGAAGCTAAAGTCGCATCGTCCATGAGAACGATCGGACGAACGGTTGACAAGGAATTACGACGGAGCCTGGAGGTCAAGTCACCATCTCGTAAAACGTTCCAAATTGGTGAGCACACAGGCGACGGCTTTGTACTAGGCATGCAGTCTAAGATTGCCTCAGTTGCTCGTATGTCTCGAGATTTTGCGAAAGCTGCCTTACCAGACGTGCCGAACTCACCAGGCGGTCGACTAGCTGCAGGAGGTGGCGGTGTCAACGTGACGCAAAACGTGACGATCAACAGCCCGACACCATTAAACGCCTCAGAAAATGCCAGGCTACTAAAACAACAATCTCAAAAACTAGCGCTAGAGTGGGGGTAA